A region of Pyxidicoccus parkwaysis DNA encodes the following proteins:
- a CDS encoding rhomboid family intramembrane serine protease codes for MYPPQKTGLSPQEEGQPGLLSIGQSAVTGQRRTLPWVTLALAVVLVGVHAVLGLAGPVDVDALVRWGAKAGPLVLEAGQPWRLVTANFLHRDWPHLGLNLLVLVAAGAALERVCRRRDYVALLVAAGLITMTGSLAWSGAVSVGASGLVYACVGALLVLSRRYKGRLGKSRWMSGESALPTVLVFLWMGWTSVGVDNAGHLGGLLTGLLVGAFLEPRALSRGLVRPLALIGAAGMVAALVVGERSGWRMERDDGFGVSVPLPEDWRGEEDGQGRRSFSNGLPGLGRATFTAEVIEVGEPGDGAVQARHFQEETLVPGAPGPVGRTLKVSAPVVTRVGGRSARRVSAEVEGPGGDTHLMALFVPRGEWVYRLVFTWPAAYPAYEAVVDRMVAELRFGEPALLREARAGALLVPGAPGPLRALGGELRRWGLAEEAVAPLADAVRLAPSNVETRVELARALFETGRVDEGCHAAAEARVYGPSDTGALEAGVRCELARGDVARALERLEEARRVDPRDARLRAAEVALRAVMEAPGRVGAPAPGAVSPRP; via the coding sequence ATGTATCCCCCTCAAAAGACAGGGCTTTCTCCCCAAGAGGAGGGGCAACCGGGCCTGTTGTCCATCGGTCAGTCGGCCGTGACGGGGCAGAGGCGCACCCTCCCCTGGGTCACATTGGCCCTGGCGGTGGTGCTGGTGGGGGTGCACGCCGTGCTGGGGCTGGCGGGGCCGGTGGACGTGGACGCCCTGGTGCGGTGGGGCGCGAAGGCGGGGCCGTTGGTGTTGGAGGCGGGTCAGCCGTGGCGGTTGGTGACGGCGAACTTCCTGCACCGGGACTGGCCGCACCTGGGGCTCAACCTGCTCGTGCTGGTGGCGGCCGGCGCCGCGCTGGAGCGGGTGTGCCGGCGCCGCGACTACGTGGCGCTGCTGGTGGCAGCGGGGCTGATCACCATGACGGGCTCGCTGGCGTGGTCCGGCGCGGTGAGCGTGGGCGCGTCGGGGCTCGTCTATGCCTGCGTGGGAGCGCTGCTGGTGCTGAGCCGGCGCTACAAAGGGCGGCTCGGCAAGTCGCGGTGGATGTCCGGTGAGAGCGCGCTGCCCACGGTGCTCGTCTTCCTGTGGATGGGGTGGACGTCGGTGGGCGTGGACAACGCCGGGCACCTGGGCGGGCTGCTCACGGGGTTGCTGGTGGGCGCCTTCCTGGAGCCGCGAGCGCTCAGCCGCGGGCTCGTCCGGCCGCTCGCTCTCATCGGTGCCGCGGGCATGGTGGCGGCGCTGGTGGTGGGCGAGCGCTCCGGCTGGCGGATGGAGCGTGACGACGGCTTCGGCGTGTCCGTGCCGCTGCCGGAGGACTGGCGCGGCGAGGAGGATGGGCAGGGGCGGCGCTCCTTCTCCAACGGGCTGCCGGGGCTGGGGCGGGCGACCTTCACCGCGGAGGTCATCGAGGTGGGCGAGCCCGGCGACGGCGCCGTGCAGGCGCGGCACTTCCAGGAGGAGACGCTGGTGCCCGGCGCGCCGGGGCCGGTGGGGCGCACGCTGAAGGTGTCCGCTCCCGTGGTGACGCGCGTGGGTGGCCGGTCCGCGCGGCGGGTGAGCGCGGAGGTGGAGGGGCCCGGCGGGGACACGCACCTCATGGCCCTCTTCGTGCCGCGTGGCGAGTGGGTGTACCGGCTCGTCTTCACCTGGCCCGCGGCGTACCCGGCCTATGAGGCGGTGGTGGACCGGATGGTGGCGGAATTGCGCTTCGGCGAGCCCGCGCTGCTGCGCGAGGCCCGGGCCGGCGCGCTGCTGGTGCCGGGGGCTCCGGGGCCGCTGCGGGCGCTCGGCGGTGAATTGCGCCGCTGGGGGCTGGCGGAGGAGGCCGTGGCGCCGCTGGCGGACGCGGTGCGGCTGGCGCCTTCGAACGTGGAGACGCGGGTGGAGCTCGCGCGCGCTCTCTTCGAGACGGGCCGGGTGGATGAGGGCTGCCACGCGGCGGCCGAGGCGCGGGTGTACGGGCCGTCGGACACCGGCGCGCTGGAGGCCGGCGTGCGCTGCGAACTGGCGCGCGGCGACGTGGCGCGCGCGCTGGAGCGGCTGGAAGAGGCGCGGCGGGTGGACCCACGCGACGCGCGGCTTCGCGCCGCCGAGGTGGCGCTGCGGGCGGTGATGGAGGCGCCGGGCCGAGTCGGAGCGCCCGCGCCCGGTGCCGTCAGTCCTCGTCCTTGA
- a CDS encoding acetyl-CoA carboxylase biotin carboxylase subunit, which yields MFQKLLIANRGEIARRIGVVARGMGLKTVAVYSDADADLPFVKEADEAVRIGPAAAKDSYLNIAAILDAAKQTGAQAVHPGYGFLSENGEFAQVCADAGLTFVGPPPAAMARMKDKSQARKLVAAAGVPVVPGSDGVVPDVAGALAAAERIGYPVLCKAASGGGGIGMAVAKDPAELEKVFRQCTDRAKAAFGKEGVYLERYFPAPRHIEVQILGDQHGHLIHGLERECSIQRRHQKVVEEAPSVLFADGKNAALAQTLFTAAVTAAKTFGYANAGTVEFLYSDGQVYFIEMNARLQVEHPVTELTTGLDLIGWQLRIAAGERLTVKQEDVKRRGAALEFRIYAEDPVKFFPSPGPLKVFQPPTGEGVRLDSGYGEGNAVTPNYDPMIAKLIISGDTRAQAIERSVEALKNFRIEGIKTNIPLHLRIVQDAAFRAGELDTHFLEHHAKPA from the coding sequence ATGTTCCAGAAGCTGCTCATCGCCAACCGGGGAGAGATTGCCCGCCGCATCGGCGTGGTGGCTCGAGGGATGGGTCTCAAGACGGTCGCCGTGTACTCGGATGCCGACGCGGACCTGCCCTTTGTCAAGGAGGCCGACGAGGCCGTGCGCATCGGCCCCGCCGCCGCGAAGGACAGCTACCTGAACATCGCCGCGATTCTGGACGCCGCGAAGCAGACGGGCGCCCAGGCCGTGCACCCCGGCTACGGCTTCCTGTCCGAAAACGGAGAGTTCGCCCAGGTCTGCGCGGACGCGGGGCTCACCTTCGTGGGCCCGCCGCCCGCGGCCATGGCGCGCATGAAGGACAAGAGCCAGGCCCGCAAGCTGGTGGCCGCGGCCGGCGTGCCGGTGGTGCCCGGCAGTGACGGCGTGGTGCCGGACGTGGCGGGCGCGCTCGCCGCGGCGGAGCGCATCGGCTACCCGGTGCTGTGCAAGGCCGCCAGCGGCGGCGGCGGCATCGGTATGGCCGTCGCGAAGGACCCGGCGGAACTGGAGAAGGTCTTCCGCCAGTGCACGGATCGCGCGAAGGCCGCCTTCGGCAAGGAGGGCGTGTATCTGGAGCGCTACTTCCCCGCGCCGCGCCACATCGAGGTGCAGATTCTGGGGGACCAGCACGGCCACCTCATCCACGGCCTGGAGCGCGAGTGCTCCATCCAGCGCCGGCACCAGAAGGTGGTGGAGGAGGCCCCCTCCGTGCTGTTCGCGGACGGGAAGAACGCGGCCCTGGCACAGACGCTCTTCACCGCCGCGGTCACCGCCGCGAAGACGTTCGGCTACGCCAACGCGGGCACGGTGGAGTTCCTGTACTCGGACGGGCAGGTCTACTTCATCGAGATGAACGCCCGCCTCCAGGTGGAGCACCCGGTGACGGAGCTCACCACGGGGCTGGACCTCATCGGCTGGCAGCTGCGCATCGCCGCGGGCGAGCGCCTCACGGTGAAGCAGGAGGACGTGAAGCGGCGCGGGGCGGCGCTCGAGTTCCGCATCTACGCCGAGGACCCGGTGAAGTTCTTCCCCTCGCCGGGCCCGCTCAAGGTGTTCCAGCCCCCCACGGGCGAGGGCGTGCGGCTCGACTCGGGCTATGGCGAGGGCAACGCCGTCACGCCCAACTACGACCCGATGATTGCCAAGCTCATCATCAGCGGCGACACGCGCGCGCAGGCGATTGAGCGCTCCGTCGAGGCGCTGAAGAACTTCCGCATCGAAGGCATCAAGACGAACATCCCGCTCCACCTGCGCATCGTGCAGGATGCGGCCTTCCGGGCCGGCGAGCTGGACACGCACTTCCTGGAGCACCACGCGAAGCCGGCGTAG
- the ftsZ gene encoding cell division protein FtsZ yields MDQFDQNKQAAKIRVVGAGGAGCNAVNTMILSKLDRVDFIAANTDVQALAASKAPTRLQLGQTLTKGLGAGANPEMGREAALESRDQIAAVLEGADMVFVTAGMGGGTGTGAAPIIADIAKSLGCLTVGVVTKPFLFEGNKRRKQAEQGIVELKAAVDTLITIPNQRLLSLSNEPMPLLETFKRADEVLLNAVQGISDLIQYHGYINVDFADVKTIMSDKGLALMGTGHASGDKRALTAMQQAISSPLLEDVSIDGATGLLINITGGRDMTLQEVNEALTLVHDAADSEAEIIFGSLIDDQIQDEVKITIIATGFVHRDAPKVRAAPAVVQVPMSRPAPAALANAREEVASLVPAKGGAPRPLAAVEGGKAMSTRTAVVKDAALPLDEDQFDIPTFLRRQGQTELP; encoded by the coding sequence ATGGATCAGTTCGATCAGAACAAGCAGGCCGCCAAGATTCGGGTCGTGGGGGCAGGTGGGGCCGGCTGCAACGCGGTCAATACGATGATTCTCTCGAAGCTCGACCGGGTCGACTTCATCGCCGCCAACACCGATGTGCAGGCGCTCGCGGCGAGCAAGGCCCCGACGCGCCTCCAGCTCGGCCAGACGCTGACGAAGGGCCTGGGCGCGGGCGCCAACCCGGAGATGGGCCGCGAGGCCGCCCTGGAGTCGAGGGACCAGATTGCCGCGGTGCTCGAGGGCGCCGACATGGTGTTCGTCACCGCCGGCATGGGTGGCGGCACCGGCACGGGCGCCGCGCCCATCATCGCGGACATCGCCAAGAGCCTGGGCTGCCTCACGGTGGGCGTCGTCACCAAGCCCTTCCTCTTCGAGGGCAACAAGCGCCGCAAGCAGGCCGAGCAGGGCATCGTGGAGCTGAAGGCCGCGGTGGACACCCTCATCACCATTCCGAACCAGCGCCTGCTGTCGCTCTCCAACGAGCCCATGCCGCTGCTGGAGACCTTCAAGCGCGCGGACGAGGTGCTGCTGAACGCCGTGCAGGGCATCAGCGACCTCATCCAGTACCACGGCTACATCAACGTGGACTTCGCGGACGTGAAGACCATCATGAGCGACAAGGGCCTGGCGCTCATGGGCACCGGCCACGCGTCCGGTGACAAGCGCGCGCTCACGGCCATGCAGCAGGCCATCTCCAGCCCGCTGCTGGAGGACGTCTCCATCGACGGCGCCACCGGCCTGCTCATCAACATCACCGGCGGCCGCGACATGACCCTGCAGGAGGTCAACGAGGCGCTGACGCTGGTGCACGACGCGGCCGACAGCGAGGCCGAAATCATCTTCGGCTCGCTCATCGACGACCAGATTCAGGACGAGGTGAAGATCACCATCATCGCCACCGGCTTCGTCCACCGCGACGCGCCGAAGGTCCGCGCCGCGCCGGCGGTGGTGCAGGTGCCCATGTCCCGTCCGGCCCCTGCCGCTCTCGCCAACGCGCGCGAGGAGGTGGCCAGCCTGGTGCCCGCCAAGGGCGGTGCCCCGCGGCCGCTGGCCGCCGTGGAGGGCGGCAAGGCCATGAGCACGCGCACCGCGGTGGTGAAGGACGCCGCGCTGCCGCTGGACGAGGACCAGTTCGACATCCCCACCTTCCTCCGGCGCCAGGGCCAGACGGAGCTGCCGTAG
- a CDS encoding transmembrane-type terpene cyclase, producing MLNALFPENYVPGGPYDPLAWFNIVGEVGCVFWVLAYGFIIRQCFRDKSYGLPLVAICMNLAWEFLASWVFPTPVPLWHLFDRVWFFVDLVIVYQLLRYGRGLQTIPEVKRHFFTVVAGTTVLAGIGLYTFFVQYHDLLGLVGAFMINLVMSVSFVFFYFSRRQQGGVGLSWPAALCKLLGTLGTSVECHHVIGMTQPWLGGLSFLHFLCVSIFLFDVLYLALVWKEARAHAPAAGQVRTGAALAVA from the coding sequence ATGTTGAACGCGCTGTTCCCCGAGAACTATGTCCCCGGCGGGCCGTATGACCCGCTGGCCTGGTTCAACATCGTCGGCGAGGTGGGCTGCGTCTTCTGGGTGCTGGCCTACGGCTTCATCATCCGCCAGTGCTTCCGCGACAAATCCTACGGGCTGCCGCTGGTGGCCATCTGCATGAACCTGGCGTGGGAGTTCCTCGCGTCGTGGGTGTTCCCCACTCCGGTGCCGCTGTGGCACCTGTTCGACCGGGTGTGGTTCTTCGTGGACCTGGTCATCGTCTACCAACTGCTGCGCTACGGGCGCGGCTTGCAGACGATTCCAGAGGTGAAGCGTCACTTCTTCACGGTGGTGGCGGGCACCACGGTGCTGGCGGGCATCGGCCTCTACACCTTCTTCGTGCAGTACCACGACCTGCTCGGGCTGGTGGGCGCGTTCATGATCAACCTCGTCATGAGCGTGAGCTTCGTCTTCTTCTACTTCTCGCGCCGCCAGCAGGGAGGCGTGGGCCTGTCCTGGCCCGCCGCGCTGTGCAAGCTGCTGGGCACGCTGGGCACCTCCGTCGAGTGCCACCACGTCATCGGCATGACGCAGCCGTGGCTGGGCGGGCTGTCCTTCCTCCACTTCCTCTGCGTCTCCATCTTCCTCTTCGACGTGCTCTACCTGGCCCTCGTGTGGAAGGAGGCGAGGGCCCATGCTCCGGCGGCCGGGCAGGTGCGGACCGGGGCGGCCCTGGCCGTCGCGTAG
- a CDS encoding enoyl-CoA hydratase/isomerase family protein, which translates to MSEPTLHVEDREGGIRVLTVSHPARRNALNDALLAQLDAALEPAPHVRALLVRGAGGTFCSGYDLTRLGPPGEDGLLPDDPLVACLLKLEGHPVPSVALVQGAAVGAGFDLAASCDFRIGTPDAVFLMPPARLGIVYSPEGLARATRLVGFSRAKQLFLTARKLDAREALAWGLLDECLEDAEARALALCATLAAHAPLAVSGMKESFGRLARAPLEDADRARLRELRAAAFGSEDAKEGRAAFLEKRPPRFTGR; encoded by the coding sequence TTGTCGGAGCCGACGCTCCATGTGGAGGACCGTGAGGGCGGCATCCGCGTCCTTACGGTGTCGCACCCGGCCCGCCGCAACGCGCTCAACGACGCGCTGCTGGCGCAGTTGGACGCGGCGCTGGAGCCCGCCCCGCATGTCCGCGCGCTGCTGGTGCGCGGCGCGGGCGGCACCTTCTGCTCCGGCTATGACCTGACGCGTCTGGGCCCGCCCGGTGAGGACGGCCTCTTGCCGGATGACCCGCTGGTGGCGTGCCTCCTCAAGCTGGAGGGGCACCCGGTGCCCAGCGTGGCGCTGGTGCAGGGCGCGGCGGTGGGCGCGGGCTTTGATTTGGCGGCCTCGTGCGACTTCCGCATCGGCACGCCGGACGCCGTCTTCCTCATGCCCCCGGCGCGGCTGGGCATCGTCTACTCGCCGGAAGGGCTGGCCCGGGCCACGCGGCTGGTGGGCTTCTCCCGCGCCAAGCAGCTCTTCCTCACCGCGCGCAAGCTGGACGCGCGCGAGGCCCTGGCGTGGGGCCTGCTGGACGAGTGCCTGGAGGACGCGGAGGCGCGCGCGCTCGCGCTGTGCGCCACGCTGGCCGCCCATGCGCCGCTCGCGGTGTCGGGGATGAAGGAGTCCTTCGGCCGGCTGGCGCGTGCGCCACTGGAGGACGCGGACCGGGCCCGCCTGCGGGAGCTGCGCGCGGCGGCCTTCGGCAGCGAGGACGCGAAGGAGGGGCGGGCGGCCTTCCTGGAGAAGCGCCCGCCCCGCTTCACCGGCCGCTAG
- a CDS encoding response regulator: MQIRILVVDDEQDNCDYLKLVLTREGYEVVTTTDPTQTVEILRGSDFHLVILDMMMPQMSGTEVLEQIRKYDTDVAVIVATAYPTVDTAVASLKAQASDYVKKPMEPEQFITAVRNALQKKGLSQDPEADLHRAIGRTIRDARKTQELTLKQLARRTGLSVSLLSQIERAESSASISSLYKIASALQLRMGELFGDT; encoded by the coding sequence GTGCAGATTCGCATCCTGGTGGTTGATGACGAGCAGGACAACTGCGACTACCTCAAGCTGGTGCTGACCCGCGAAGGTTACGAGGTCGTAACCACGACGGACCCCACGCAGACTGTGGAGATCCTCCGCGGCTCGGACTTCCACCTGGTCATCCTGGACATGATGATGCCGCAGATGTCCGGGACCGAAGTGCTCGAGCAGATTCGCAAGTACGACACGGACGTCGCCGTGATTGTGGCCACCGCGTACCCCACGGTGGACACGGCCGTCGCGTCGCTGAAGGCCCAGGCTTCCGACTACGTGAAGAAGCCCATGGAGCCGGAGCAGTTCATCACCGCGGTCCGCAACGCCCTCCAGAAGAAGGGCCTGTCCCAGGACCCGGAGGCGGACCTGCACCGCGCCATCGGCCGCACCATCCGCGACGCGCGCAAGACGCAGGAGCTCACGCTCAAGCAGCTCGCGCGGCGCACCGGCCTGTCCGTGTCGCTGCTGTCCCAGATTGAGCGCGCGGAGTCCTCGGCCTCCATCTCCTCGCTGTACAAGATTGCCTCGGCGCTCCAGCTGCGCATGGGCGAGCTGTTCGGCGACACCTGA
- a CDS encoding FHA domain-containing protein, producing MLKLIIEDDEGRKTVVPFVRDEITIGRQEGNTIRLTERNVSRRHARLVRLNGHVVVEDLGSYNGTRINGERIAGQSPLKEGDLIQIGDYDLALQAEGAASVSGPITTKVPSALRKTEPVLEPMGGEQDPDEEREEEDEASAAPPADDPDAEGAGDEHDHTPPSSAEVRRHSTSIIRLDQVEADRPRKVVDVAAEDAPRLLVLTPDELKGQEFACIRTELRIGRTDDNDITLDHRSLSRTHAKLVREDTGEWRVIDMQSANGLTVNGESYAQATLGSGDIIELGHVKLRFLNAGDAADDQPADEGGSRSKLPLVAGLVALLLGGAAAGVYFLRSEPAAPVNPVAHQEPEPEQPATGGTEPVNIAKPPPEAPPEAPPEPTGTTLAQRLDLARKAIDAREFDKAEDILSNAKDAQGKRPAEADALLDTARSERMVEKRLAAARTALAAGNLSEAGEALDASSGTRLFADEHAKLLKQWEEANKKEAPPPPTPPPAAVANTNAVVPPSSSPPEPAAEQPSPAQQALAEGKKNLAANNNVKAIENLRKCIDLDAELLDCYAYLGSALAKNAQYDEGAEYYRLFLKKAPPDNPRVKNVKKILEGYEKQK from the coding sequence GTGCTGAAGCTCATCATCGAAGACGACGAGGGGCGCAAGACCGTTGTTCCCTTCGTGCGTGACGAGATCACCATCGGCCGTCAGGAGGGAAACACCATCCGCCTGACGGAACGGAACGTGTCTCGTCGTCACGCACGACTGGTACGACTGAATGGCCACGTCGTGGTGGAAGACCTGGGGAGCTATAACGGCACCCGGATCAACGGCGAGCGGATCGCGGGTCAGTCGCCCCTGAAGGAGGGGGACCTGATCCAGATCGGCGACTACGACCTGGCGCTCCAGGCGGAAGGTGCGGCCAGTGTGTCGGGCCCCATCACCACCAAGGTGCCCTCGGCCCTCCGCAAGACGGAGCCCGTGCTCGAGCCCATGGGCGGTGAGCAGGACCCGGACGAGGAGCGCGAGGAGGAGGACGAAGCCTCCGCCGCGCCCCCCGCTGACGACCCGGACGCCGAGGGCGCGGGAGACGAGCACGACCACACCCCGCCCTCCTCCGCCGAGGTGCGCCGGCACTCCACCTCCATCATCCGGTTGGACCAGGTGGAGGCGGACCGTCCGCGCAAGGTGGTGGACGTGGCCGCCGAGGACGCGCCGCGCCTGCTGGTGCTCACGCCCGACGAGCTCAAGGGCCAGGAGTTCGCGTGCATCCGCACCGAGCTTCGCATCGGCCGCACCGACGACAACGACATCACCCTGGACCACCGCTCCCTGTCGCGCACGCACGCCAAGCTGGTGCGCGAGGACACCGGTGAGTGGCGCGTCATCGACATGCAGTCCGCCAACGGGCTGACGGTCAATGGCGAGAGCTATGCCCAGGCCACGCTCGGCTCCGGCGACATCATCGAGCTGGGCCACGTGAAGCTGCGCTTCCTCAACGCCGGCGACGCCGCGGACGACCAGCCTGCCGACGAGGGCGGCTCGCGCTCCAAGCTGCCGCTGGTGGCGGGGCTCGTCGCCCTGCTGCTGGGCGGCGCCGCCGCGGGCGTCTACTTCCTGCGCTCGGAGCCCGCCGCCCCCGTCAACCCGGTGGCGCACCAGGAGCCGGAGCCCGAGCAGCCGGCCACCGGCGGCACCGAGCCCGTCAACATCGCGAAGCCGCCCCCGGAAGCGCCTCCCGAGGCCCCTCCCGAGCCGACCGGCACCACGCTGGCGCAGCGGCTGGACCTGGCGCGGAAGGCCATCGACGCGCGCGAGTTCGACAAGGCCGAGGACATCCTCTCCAACGCCAAGGACGCGCAGGGCAAGCGGCCCGCGGAGGCGGACGCGCTCCTCGACACGGCCCGCTCGGAGCGGATGGTGGAGAAGCGTCTGGCCGCCGCGCGCACGGCGCTGGCCGCCGGCAATCTCTCCGAGGCCGGTGAGGCGCTCGACGCGAGCTCCGGCACCCGCCTCTTCGCCGACGAGCACGCGAAGCTGCTGAAGCAGTGGGAAGAGGCCAACAAGAAGGAGGCGCCACCTCCTCCGACGCCTCCGCCCGCCGCCGTCGCGAACACCAACGCCGTCGTCCCCCCCTCCAGCAGCCCCCCGGAGCCGGCGGCCGAGCAGCCCTCGCCAGCACAGCAGGCGCTGGCGGAAGGCAAGAAGAACCTCGCGGCCAACAACAACGTCAAGGCCATCGAGAACCTGCGCAAGTGCATCGACCTCGATGCAGAGCTCCTCGACTGTTACGCGTACCTCGGGTCCGCCCTGGCGAAGAATGCGCAGTACGACGAAGGGGCGGAGTACTACCGCCTCTTCCTGAAGAAGGCGCCTCCGGATAATCCCCGCGTCAAGAACGTGAAGAAGATCCTGGAGGGCTACGAGAAGCAGAAATAG
- a CDS encoding oxygenase MpaB family protein has protein sequence MAPGFWTHASLDALRLRGDPLADSVIARLYTEGRVDAVNLLMRGLVANGDAPSSQLPPYVLDYLARTSEDLPAIDAERLHQAQALFDLFGPEILTVLGFYSLPASYAARRGVQVLDRTGYLRKAPVRRLFETAQMVVDVMSSGGLEPGGRGVRTAQKVRLMHAAVRHLILQDTTRPWDITELGVPINQEDMAGTLMTFSYVVLEGLKALDVTLSLQQQEAWLHAWGAVGHVLGLDARLIPVTLDEARELTYLIRERQIAVSPEGVVMTHSLVEGLKELVPGPLQGLPASFIHFFLDQDQWRGINVADLLQVPRPDWTAVIPEGLRRVGGLVGWMGDRTPLAARLLRFISRDFVAALVRAGNGGPRAAFTLPEDLQSKWRLAPERRATLPEALRGFGNVLAAAREVLTPRVLSRKVA, from the coding sequence ATGGCACCAGGTTTCTGGACCCACGCGTCTCTGGACGCGCTGCGGTTGCGTGGAGATCCGCTCGCGGACTCCGTCATCGCGAGGCTGTACACCGAAGGCAGGGTGGACGCCGTCAACCTGCTGATGCGCGGGCTCGTCGCGAACGGCGATGCGCCCTCCTCGCAGCTGCCGCCCTACGTCCTGGACTACCTCGCGCGCACGTCCGAGGACCTGCCCGCCATCGACGCCGAGCGTCTGCATCAGGCGCAGGCCCTCTTCGACCTCTTCGGGCCGGAAATCCTCACGGTGCTCGGCTTCTACTCGCTGCCCGCGTCCTATGCCGCGCGCAGGGGTGTGCAGGTGCTGGACCGCACGGGCTACCTGCGCAAGGCGCCGGTGCGCCGCCTCTTCGAGACGGCGCAGATGGTGGTGGACGTCATGAGCAGCGGAGGGCTCGAGCCCGGAGGCCGCGGCGTGCGCACCGCGCAGAAGGTGCGGCTGATGCACGCGGCCGTGCGCCACCTCATCCTCCAGGACACCACCCGCCCCTGGGACATCACGGAACTGGGCGTGCCCATCAATCAGGAGGACATGGCCGGCACGCTGATGACCTTCTCGTACGTGGTGCTCGAGGGCCTGAAGGCGCTCGACGTGACGCTGTCCCTCCAACAGCAGGAGGCCTGGCTGCACGCATGGGGCGCGGTGGGGCACGTGCTCGGCCTGGACGCGCGCCTCATTCCCGTCACGCTCGACGAGGCCCGCGAGCTGACGTACCTCATCCGCGAGCGGCAGATTGCCGTCTCCCCCGAGGGCGTGGTGATGACGCACTCCCTCGTCGAGGGTCTGAAGGAGCTCGTCCCCGGCCCGCTGCAGGGACTGCCCGCGAGCTTCATCCACTTCTTCCTCGACCAGGACCAGTGGCGCGGCATCAACGTGGCGGACCTGCTCCAGGTGCCACGGCCGGACTGGACGGCCGTCATCCCCGAAGGACTGCGCCGCGTCGGCGGGCTCGTGGGCTGGATGGGAGACCGCACGCCGCTCGCCGCGAGGCTGCTGCGCTTCATCAGCCGCGACTTCGTGGCGGCTCTTGTACGCGCCGGCAACGGAGGCCCGCGCGCGGCCTTCACGCTGCCGGAGGACCTCCAGTCGAAGTGGCGGCTCGCGCCCGAGCGCCGCGCCACGCTGCCCGAGGCCCTGCGCGGCTTCGGCAATGTTCTCGCCGCGGCCCGCGAAGTGCTGACGCCGCGCGTGCTCTCCCGGAAGGTTGCCTGA
- a CDS encoding biotin/lipoyl-binding carrier protein codes for MADVAAHITGTVWKIEVKVGQQVNAGDTLVILESMKMEMPVEAEEGGVVKEIRCKESQSVNEGDVLVVLG; via the coding sequence ATGGCGGACGTCGCGGCGCACATCACCGGTACGGTGTGGAAGATTGAGGTGAAGGTCGGCCAGCAGGTCAACGCGGGCGACACGCTCGTCATCCTCGAGTCCATGAAGATGGAGATGCCGGTGGAGGCGGAGGAGGGCGGCGTGGTGAAGGAGATTCGCTGCAAGGAGTCGCAGTCCGTCAACGAGGGCGACGTCCTCGTGGTGCTCGGCTAG
- a CDS encoding RNA ligase family protein has translation MERKLVSIQRIDHLEPIAGADNILKARVMGWDVVVRKGEFTPGDACVFFEIDSLLPEGKEWAEFLRPRSFRVKTARLRGVLSQGLALPTSILPGEVPVQGTDVRDVLGVVKFEPPLPDAGGVAGPFPGQVPRTDEIRLQSALGVLDEIRGHDFFVTTKLDGTSTTFFRPLEGDLVACSRNWALKPGAGPVWAMAAKYALETVLPPGFAVQGELCGPGIQKNRLGLTAPDLFIFSVHDTRTGRFLGHADFIAFCAEHGLRTVPVEHVVTGEAARTFDHGLEHYLQLAQGLYPGTKNRKEGIVVRPLVERPSPTLGGSRLSFKIINNDFLLKDED, from the coding sequence ATGGAGAGAAAGCTCGTCTCGATTCAGCGCATCGACCACCTGGAGCCCATTGCCGGAGCGGACAACATCCTCAAGGCGAGGGTGATGGGCTGGGACGTGGTGGTGAGGAAGGGGGAGTTCACCCCCGGCGACGCGTGCGTCTTCTTCGAAATCGACAGCCTCCTGCCCGAGGGCAAGGAGTGGGCGGAGTTCCTGCGGCCGAGAAGCTTCCGGGTGAAGACGGCGCGCCTGAGGGGCGTGCTGTCGCAGGGGCTCGCGCTGCCCACGTCCATCCTTCCCGGCGAGGTGCCGGTGCAGGGGACGGACGTGCGCGACGTGCTCGGCGTCGTGAAGTTCGAGCCGCCGCTGCCCGACGCAGGCGGCGTCGCGGGCCCCTTCCCGGGCCAGGTGCCGAGGACGGATGAAATCCGGCTCCAGTCCGCGCTGGGCGTCCTGGACGAGATTCGCGGCCACGACTTCTTCGTGACGACGAAGCTGGACGGCACGTCGACCACGTTCTTCCGGCCGCTCGAGGGCGACCTGGTGGCGTGCTCGCGCAACTGGGCGCTGAAGCCCGGGGCGGGCCCGGTGTGGGCCATGGCGGCGAAGTACGCGTTGGAGACGGTGCTGCCTCCGGGCTTCGCGGTGCAGGGTGAGCTGTGCGGCCCGGGCATCCAGAAGAACCGCCTGGGCCTCACGGCGCCGGACCTGTTCATCTTCAGCGTCCACGACACGCGGACGGGCCGCTTCCTGGGCCACGCGGACTTCATCGCCTTCTGCGCGGAGCACGGGCTGCGCACCGTGCCGGTGGAGCACGTCGTCACCGGCGAGGCGGCGCGCACGTTCGACCACGGCCTGGAGCACTACCTGCAGCTCGCCCAGGGCCTCTACCCGGGCACGAAGAACCGCAAGGAGGGCATCGTGGTGAGGCCGCTCGTCGAGCGCCCCTCCCCCACGCTGGGCGGCAGCAGGCTGTCGTTCAAGATCATCAACAACGACTTCCTGCTCAAGGACGAGGACTGA